Sequence from the Fragaria vesca subsp. vesca linkage group LG4, FraVesHawaii_1.0, whole genome shotgun sequence genome:
TATACCTGGATATCCCAGCAGAACCACAAAAAGCATTTGCTCACTTGGATAAATTTAGATATAATAGGTATACAAGTTTAGACAAAGATTTAGTAATGATTGCATATGGTGGAGTCGTTAGCACCTACAACAATTCAGTAAGCCACTGACAAGCCATGGACTTTGTAAGAGGTTATATTACATCTGCTAATATGTGATGCAATGATGAAGACCGATGAAGTTATGTGGAAACCCACTCCACAAACCGAAACACGAAGATGCAAGAAAAAAATGATATCGAGGGTGAGATACTGATTGCTAGAAATTGAAGGACACTGGTAAACTAAAGAATGAGGTGAACTTGCTGCCCATGTATATAAGCTTCAAACAAGAGAAGATATACGGATAACGGGTTAAGAAACGACCAGATTCCAGAAGCTATAAAATATTCCAGACACCAACAAGGAAACCTGCATAATTGCTGAAACTTGCAGATCCTCACACAGAAGGACCTATCTATATCTTAGAGTGATTGACTAGTGTGCTTAGCATATCCATTGGCCCAAAATTCAGGCTGACAAGACTAGAGCAGGATAACCTAGTAGACCAAAATTTGAATGGAAGCTCCAAATGGTAACAAATTAACACATGAAACATTTCAGGGTTTGTTACTACTTGTTATGCACACAATACTAGAGCAAGTAATTTAATCAAATAATCAACAGCAGAGTGCCACTAACTCCAGAAAACAACGTTACATATTGTAGCCTGGGACTCGATGGAGTTAAGCAACTGAGGTCGAAATCCACATGGTACCTTCACACTACACTTCCAAAGAAAGATATCACTGCCTTCCCCCAAAACACTTTCCAACGAGCAAAGGCATAATGCCAGGATAACCAAATAACTTTACTTCCATGAACAAGTTGTGCCCTAGATTCAAAGCAACAGATTTGAAGAAAAAGATGGCCACAAATCAGGCTCTCCTTTTGCACAAAATGCACATTACCAATGGAGTGACATAAGAACTTGGTTACATTTATCCTACCACGAGGTGCTAGATCAATTGACCTGCTCAATGAAGACTTGCATTAGAAAAAGAATGAAGGACCCAAGAATTCAATTTCTCAAGGTCTTCTGTCTGGTCTATCACATTCTCCAATATGAGTTCTCCAAAACCGTATTAGGAAAGCACCCAAACTGTATTAGGAAAGAAAAGGAAGTAGTGCTGTTTGCAATGTCATTCAAAGTATTTCAATTCAAGCCTCTAGCTAGATTGGACTCTCAGCCACTGAAATTTAATCTATATTGGCTCCTGATGATGTTCAAACGGGAATTCATTTCTAAATGTAATCCACCACTACTTCCCTAAAAGAACCCTGCACAATCCCCCATCTCACCAAATGAGCCCTCCCACTTCCTCCACCCTTTCAGCCACCTCACTCAGTCTTCGAAATTAAGATATCATAACAAACAACACCTGAAAACCCCAATGCAAGTCATTCCTATCTTTCAGTTAAAACCTATTCTTCCATTCTCCAAATCACTCCTCCACTCTCCTCCTCCGCCGAACCCGAAAGAAAATGCATTAATAGATTAAAACATAGTGAAAGATCCAAACTTGATGTAACTAGCGTAACACTTCCCATAAGTTAACTACCGAAATTTTCATTTCACACTATGAGGTAACTACCTTGCTCAAATTTAACAATCCATAACTACATTTCTAAACACAGACAACCAGAAAATCAAACAAACGAAAGTAAACAACTTTGAGAATTCCCAAAATCAAAGAGTAAAGAATTTCGGAAATTGCAGAACCTGTAGGGGAAGACCAAGCGGCGTGGAGCACACACCGTTCCTGAACATTGGAGCAGAACCCGACGGTGATCTTATTGAGATCGCCGCGGAGGACGGAGCCGGGCCAGACGGAGGCGCCGTCGTTGACCGTGACCTGGCCGGCCAAGACGACGTTGGGGGCGACGAAGGCGTCGACGGCGATCTTAGGGAGCCACTGGCCGAGAGGGATTATCTTCCGCTGGCCTCGGTAGTCCCACTTGACCCGATCCGGCGACGGCGTTACGGCTTTCGCGGCCTCGGTGGCGAGCGCGCGGTGGAGGAAGGCGGCTTGGGAGGATGGGGCGACGGAGCTCAGGGCTTGCCTCGAGATGCGAGCTAGAGCCGCCATTGGAGAAGCGGAGAGGAAAGAGAGAGAGAGAGAGCTGGGATTGGGGAGTGTGGAAGATGGAGATGGAGGAGAGTGTGAGGTTTGGTTTTGGGCCGGAGGAGGACTCTGGTGGTCTTTGTTTTCGTCGATTTTGGATTTTGGGCCGGGAGGAGAGAAGAATTACTTTTACTCTTGTAATTTTCAACTCTGTTTTTTAAGAATTACTTTTTTACTAGGGTGTGCCTTTTCTTAAGAAAATTACTGTTTTACAACTTTGTGACTACTCATTTTCAGTCGTTTGGAGTTGAGGTTATGTAATGAGGAATCATGACATGAAGACGTTTCCGATGGTTAAACGAGGACGAAATTGGTGCGATTGATGTCACGAAGTGTTGGCATGAATCAAATCATTACGTACCGAAGTTCTGTGAGTGAGCATTTGTGGCACCTTCAAGTAATAATCTTAAATAGGATCTTTCTTACCTCATCTTTAATGTTAAAGTGTTGATACCCGAAAAATCATGCATTTTGCCACGCTACGATTTGTTACACAATTAGTGCAAAAATCCATAATCTTGGGTTAAATCCTTGATTATAACCCGTCAAGCAAACATGTCCATTGATGTGGGCCCAAACCACATCCACGCATCTTTAGGGCTTGTAGAAGTGGGTATGGTGTGGAATGTTACGAAGACACATGCCGCTCGTTCACCGATTTAACATCGTCGATAATTTCGGTCTTGGGCCCGAAATTCAAGCCCGACGTCCTAAATCGATAACGAATTGGTGAAAAACAAGAGAATTGGACTACTCATTCTTTAAACCCAAAACACTTTTAATACCCAAAAACCCAACTCTTTTTAAAGGCCCAAACCCCTCTCTTTTGCATAAAAAAACCCAATTTCTTTCCTTCTCCCTACCCGAACCAGTTCTTCTACTTTCTCTCCCCGCAACAGTGTCAAAACCTAGATTTGCGGCTTTATCCAACGAGAAGTCCCTTTATTTTATGAGACGAGGAAGGAGAGAGTGTGCGACCGATTCCAAAGCAGCCCCTTCATCCTCAAATGACGAGATTGCAAGTTTCAAAGTCCATCTGTCAACCTCGTTCCCTGTTTTCCGTCCCTGTAGCCGTCCCTGCAGTGAGACGACCCTCTCATCTTCTGGAGCAATCTTCTCCTTCCCAAAGTTCCAAATCCAAAATCACGTGTTTGAGGGAGGAAAATCTTTTACCTAGCAGATTAGACCTTGTAAGCCATAGTAAAAACCTACAAATTGAGCCCTATAAAAAGAGGGGCTTGGGGTTGAGAATTCCATCAAGCAACAACCAAGAAATCCCCATAAACATTCAAGCTCTCAAGCCTTCAAGCAATAATCCCTATTACTCAATCCCCCAATTCTTGTTCTAAAAACCCAGCCTTTCCAGAAAACCCAATCCTCAAAACCAGTCCAATTCTCTCACCGCGGTGCGTCTTTAGCTCCCACACCATGCTTCACGCTACAAGCTTCTTTCGATTTCCATGCCGTATGAATCACGAACGAATTTCTCTCAATAATCGAATTATTGAGTTAAATTCGGCCTAGTTATTATTTAATTCGAAAAAGACCCCACACAAAGATATTAATACAAAAGAAAATTTATATGACATCTTATTTGAAGGTGTCTTTGCTATAGCACGGTATTTTTTTATGTAAATATTCAGTTTCTTAAATTCGAGATTTCATTTGTCGATGTGACGAGTAAAAAGTTATACATCGATCCATCATCCATGAAGACGACAACTAAAACAAAATCTGGCCGGAATCATACATAGAACAAAGATACATATTGATAGAGTTTATACTTTATACACTTCGGCAACTGCGGTAATTACATGCATCATAATTATTCATAATAACAATACACCCTGCTATATACTCCATACACAACAAAGAAAAAACAGAAAGGTACAAAAGAGCTCTTGTTAAAACAAAACAAGAAAACAACAGAAATAAACATCTTAATTTGTTTCTTCATATCAAGTACTAGTTATATAGCTCAAGCTCCAGGGTGTTTGATCACGGAAATGATCAGTGTTTGATGCTTGTTTACAGGCCATGACAGCATTACAGCTGCAAATATCGATTGCGACGAAGAGAAGAACCCTGATTTTCAAATTTAAGCTGCAAATATACCAAGTTACTAATTCATCAAATATCCAAATGCACCATGCATGCATGGTTTCAATATTGGTTAGTCAAACCAGTCGAAAAAAATATTGGTTAGTCAAATCGTAGATAGATACGGCTTAGTTATTTACCTAGCTAGCTATATTTGAAATGTAATAACATTTGGTGCACTTGTTCCAAATGTTATCGAGCTGCTTGCCACACCATACTCAAGCTCCTGCAACTTAACCTCAAATGAAGTTTACATACACGTTCAGTTAGTTTTATATAGTCTGGATTCTCCAAAACACATCTTTGGTTCATGTAAAGAGCAACAAAGCAAAACGCTGGTAAATAAACTCTCACTCTCTTCTGCAGACGCGCGTTTTCCTCTTGCAGTGCTTTATTCTGTAATTTTTTACATGAAATGAAAAGCTAATTGTTTAGTTTGAGCGCCCTCCAAATTAATTAGGTCTTCATTTAAATAGCTTCAAACATATTACAGATGATCAAGGGGCGCTATATATGTATTATGTACCTTTCTTTTCAGCAAGCTGATATTCTCTGAAATGATCCATCTCTGATAGAACGTCACGAATCAGTAAAAATCTTCATTAGCTAAGTCGTAGAACTTCTAATTATACAGGCACAATCTATATATATTAGGTTTACTGGGTATAGTTTCTCTTTTTGGTATGCAAGTGTTGAATTCGATAGATAGATAGATATACCATTCTAGAGCGGATGCGTTCCAGCCCAGTCTTTAACTGTCTCTCTAGCTGTTTTAACTCTTGCATACCCAAAATTGATAGCTCTGCTCCAGCTAAGTTCCTGTATATATGTAGATTGAATCAGATTGATGAACTAAAATTAAGCAGTAGTGCTGTACTGAGTATGAAGTAACTACTAAATTAACGTACTTGAGCTTCATTTCCAAGTTCTGTGTTAACCTTCTTAACTCTTCAGTTTCATACCTCCATAACTGCAAATGCGTGTTATGCATATCCCAAACAGATCAATTAACAGTGATGACTGATGAGATCAACGTAGATAGCAACTAATAGAGAGAATATTAATTAATGGTATCCTGCCGCAGTTTCAGTATCCTAGCCTTGCTCTTTTTCTATTTCTAATTTCACAATTGGTAATCTGAAATGGCCATGTATAATTTCTTACATCAATTTTAATTACTGGGATTATTGACGTACATGAATGAATACGTTGATGAAGATCGAGTCTGAAAAGGTAATTACGTATACATGTATGTTATAAATACGTTGATGAAGATCGATCTTGTATTCTTGTTTTCATTTATGAGACTCTAATTTACTAAATTTTAAGTAGCTACTAATGTATATATAGAGAAGAGTTTATATATATACCTGCTCCATGGTTGTAATCCTTGTAGAGCATGCAGGGTTACTTGATTGATGCAGTCCTACTTGACTTCTATACATCGCAATCGTTCTATTTATGCTGCACACCCGCCAGATTGATACATTAAATCATATGGTTAATTAATTACCTGATAAAATAACCAAGTCCTATATATTGAATTGTAAAACTAAAGAGAGATCTAGTACGTAGCGAATTAAACGTACTCATGGCTTGCATATAGGTCGGGCTTGCTGGAGGGAGAGAAAACGATGAGAGCAACTTCAGTATCGCAAAGCACGGAAAGCTCAAAGGCTTTCTTTAGGATGCTGGTACGGCGTTTTGAGAAGGTCACCTGCCTGCTGATCGGATTCTCTATTCTCTTCAGCTCCACTTTCCCCCTACCCATTTCTCTACTTCTTCTACTTCTTCAGTCACTACTGCAAGTCTGCATATATAGCTAGCTAGCTAGGTTGCTATATAATGTAGTAGCTAGAAGATGTTAATCAGGGGATGAGGATTAATCGAGTAATTAACGCAGATGATAGTGCTGGCCAGTAACCGAACCATGGTTAATCTGATTTGCTTGAAATTTTGACACGACCCCACTACTCAATTCCCTTTTGGAAACTTAACTACGAACCCCACCATTCATTTGATTCATGAAACTCATGACTCTTTCATTTACGGTACCATTCATAGACTAGCTAGTTCAGTAGTTTGTGACTATTTGAACCATGTATCAATTTAAATTAGTCATAAAATTAAATATATTTAATTTATCGATATATTAATGTATCGTAAAAGTATATAAGTCATGGAACATAAGTCATACATTATGGTCATAAGTCATAATTTATGGTCCTCATAAAGTCATAATATGGGTTAATAAGCATATGACACGTAAAACTTAGAGCTCATGCAATAGGAGACAAATGCTACAGAGAAAACTAGAGTTGATATATGCGTCTTGCCGCGGTGTAATATCCACATTATGCATATTTCACATGTGTATAAGAGTTATCACAAAAATAACATTTATACAACAAAATATCTAGTCTTGTGTTCTACCTAAAATATAAATGCTCCAATTATTTTGATTTGTACGTATACAAAGCAGAAGATAAAATGATAGAAATAGTTCGTGAAACAACGGGGTAATAAATTATCACAGTAATATATTAATATCTCTAGACTTTTCTGCTTTGTGAGAAATGTTGGAGCTATTTCGAGAAGAGTCTAGAAAGTGTGAGAAAGGTGGAGAAATGTTGGGCGAGAGAGAGAGAGAGAGAGAGAGAAGTGTGGAAAAAAATAAAAAATTATATCTAGAGTTGAAATGAAGGGTAAATACGGAATTACATAGCCCATCAGCAGGGTAAAAATGTTCGCACATTATTCACAGTGCTTATAAACAGTTAACCAAACAATAATATATGGGCACAAAACGGAACAATAGTGAAAAAGATAAAACGAAACAGCGATATTCTCTGAGATACAAAGACATAGAGACGGGAGAAATAAAAATAAAGTGGTATGATGAGGCAAGATCAATCCAGAAGATTCAGGAGGCAGAAGAAAAGTAAAAAATGGAGGGCAAAAAAATCTTTGTCGAGAGAAAGCCTATTTAGAAAAATTTAAATTACCTGACAAAAAAAAAAAAAAAAACAAACATTGACTGTTGTTAATTAACAGTGTTTTTACACTGTTCACATGCTTATAAACAGTCGACCAACAAATGTATATAGTTAAATTACACGTTTCGATTGTGGATTTGATTCAGTTTGATTATTGTTACTAGGTGAGGAATCTTTAGTCACTTTGGATGCGACTTACGTTATTTGAATCATGTATCAAACTAAATTTGTCGTAAAATTAAATATGTTTAATGTATCGATATATTAATGTATCATACATTATGGTCATAAAGTCATAATATGGGTTAATAAGCATATGACACGTAAACTTAGAACTCATGCAATAGGAGCAAATGCTACATAGAAAATTACACGTTTCGGTTGTGGATTTGATTCAGTTTGATCATTGTTACTAGGTGAGGAATCTTTAGTCACTTTGGATGGGACTACATTTGCAATATCGAAAGTATGTGCAACCCACCATCAATCTCTTTTTGAATTAAAAAGGAAATGTTGAAGTAGTTTGCTGAGCTTTACCATGAAACGAGGTTGCAAACGTCAAATGGGGTCTTATTACTCTTATCTTGAAGCTTTTCGTGGAGACATATTGAGTCACGGGATATATAAAAGCTTCTGCCCCCCATCAATGGTGGAGTCTACCGCAAATGACATATAATGGAGTTCATCGATGGATTCAAAACTCCAAACCTACGACGTCCAGTTCCTCTTCATCACAACTTTGTCTCACTCTCATCTAGAATTCGTTTTTTTTTTTTTAAAACAACTCAAATATTAAAACGAGTTTGTTATGAGTTAAACTTACGATATCCTAC
This genomic interval carries:
- the LOC101290854 gene encoding MADS-box transcription factor 17-like; the encoded protein is MGRGKVELKRIENPISRQVTFSKRRTSILKKAFELSVLCDTEVALIVFSPSSKPDLYASHDINRTIAMYRSQVGLHQSSNPACSTRITTMEQLWRYETEELRRLTQNLEMKLKNLAGAELSILGMQELKQLERQLKTGLERIRSRMRWIISENISLLKRKNKALQEENARLQKRELEYGVASSSITFGTSAPNVITFQI